Genomic segment of Gigantopelta aegis isolate Gae_Host chromosome 10, Gae_host_genome, whole genome shotgun sequence:
AGCCTTGTCGAATACACGGACAGCAATTCAACGtactgatgaaaaaataaataagccatcaataataacaaaaaaaatacaaaaacataatCATGCAATGCAACGGCTTTCTCTACATGGGAGGTGCTGTGGCCTGTTGTCGGTATGACTCATTTTGATCGTTCATCTGAGCACTGTCGGGTCCCATGGGGGGGTAGCCCTGCCTGCCCATGGTTCCCTGGCCCTGCTGTACGGGGCCCATTGACTGCTCGCCTGACCCCGAGTCGGGTGCACCAAACACAGCCAGGGTGACGGGCTTCTCGCACGGAGGGACAGGGTAGATGTTGGGGGGAGACATCGTGTGCACTGGCTGTTGAAGTAAGTAGCCCGGGTATATCGGGTGCGGCATGGGGTGATTCAACTGGTGCCCGGGGTAACCTGGATGaggctgctgttgttgttgttgttgctgctgctgctgctgctgctgctgttgttgttgatgataaaGAGAAACCTGacctgaaaataaatattaataagtattacatttatgattattttattttagatttatgaatattattttcgTACAAGACACTAAAATTAAACATCTGgaataatgtttgtattttattaaattttcttttaaatcgaATCTAACCTAGAAATCGTAATCAACCAACGTGTTCCGAATCCAGTTTGCTGATTGCAAAAAAATCAGGGATCATGATTTTTGCTTCAAACAATTTCAGGGTCGCTACATAAAATAAGGGTAGGTCGGGAAACCagaaacacatattttatattaGGCCTTATTTCTATAGTTGTGTCAAttgggaacgcctttttttatGATATGGAATTTTCTCCatgtacaagttatttatttcaggaaacaaatattttctaaattgcacacaatcacttttacttttcttcttaagtcaaaccaaactaaaatcaTTTAcgaaaaaactaacatttttgtaagaagacaggacagactatagatctttaaaaaatgattaaatatgctGACCGTGGCAACATTTCAAGATTCAGTGCcatgttatatataaaaattaacctCCTGGCCAAATAAATATGCACTTCTGACAAAAAGCCTGACAACATAATGGTTGACATATTACCTCCATGATTTGGTGCAGTCTGGTTGTGGATGGTTGTTGCTTGAGTCGACTGCGTGTCTGTCGTTGCCGTCATGGGATATGCTGCTTCCTCATTGGCCGCTTCAGACATTGCGGCTCGCGTATAGAGCGCCCCCTGTGAGTCCGGTGGCTGCTTCTTGCGGCAGACGCAGCAGATGATTGTAATCAAGATGGCTGCTCCAACAAAGGCCATCGTGAGGCCGACAATCAGGACCACAGACGGCCCACTCTCTTCCTCTCTTGGGTCGTAATCTAGAAATAAAATCATGTGTGTACTCAGCTTTAACATATACAtactagtgttttccctagcttgttttagcatggtgcagcaccatgcctcaatagtctagcaccatttTCCCtcaatcagcgccatgctgccctgatattaaaaaagcctttttcaataattaattctaaaactgactttataaaacacttaaaaaggtattattaatgaatgaaatatgccgtttatatattttgccattcatttattaaagcaaacatataaattacattaatgtttatttcaatttttttttttaaatgaaaaagtgccccgaaaatggtgaaaatgccccaaaagtgtttggtctaccatgccttgcctaatttctagggaaataactacatacatgtgtgcATAGCATCTTAGAGTATATAAGCacagcagtgttcgagattaaaattttggggcagtatcccagttggatactaacatttcaaaatctggtatcccacctgataatttagtattatatggtatcccggtgggatactgggttcttgaagtctggtatccaaaattaaattctggtatccccgggatatcgggatactgttaatctcgaacactgcacaGTGCTTTAGATGGCATCAAAGCTGAGGCGATAAAGGGTGTGCCCAAAATATGCAACccaaaattaagtacaaacatgctcacctcaaaatcaatggaatgttaagttttaattagattaaaataacttaaaatgcatttctgaatttatgtacatagaggttattaccagagtgtttttcggtatcgtcaatatcatatattagaaaaaacatttttattatgcgagcctctggcaatACCGAAActcacgagggtaataatctcttcatcatataatctcaagcttaataaaaactgtttttgtaaacagtatacgcaactt
This window contains:
- the LOC121383222 gene encoding POU domain, class 6, transcription factor 2-like isoform X2, whose product is MSFDYSTSTRYWDDHYYDPREEESGPSVVLIVGLTMAFVGAAILITIICCVCRKKQPPDSQGALYTRAAMSEAANEEAAYPMTATTDTQSTQATTIHNQTAPNHGGQVSLYHQQQQQQQQQQQQQQQQQQPHPGYPGHQLNHPMPHPIYPGYLLQQPVHTMSPPNIYPVPPCEKPVTLAVFGAPDSGSGEQSMGPVQQGQGTMGRQGYPPMGPDSAQMNDQNESYRQQATAPPM
- the LOC121383222 gene encoding putative uncharacterized protein DDB_G0294196 isoform X1, with amino-acid sequence MLKQARENTSMYMLKLSTHMILFLDYDPREEESGPSVVLIVGLTMAFVGAAILITIICCVCRKKQPPDSQGALYTRAAMSEAANEEAAYPMTATTDTQSTQATTIHNQTAPNHGGQVSLYHQQQQQQQQQQQQQQQQQQPHPGYPGHQLNHPMPHPIYPGYLLQQPVHTMSPPNIYPVPPCEKPVTLAVFGAPDSGSGEQSMGPVQQGQGTMGRQGYPPMGPDSAQMNDQNESYRQQATAPPM